One window from the genome of Enterobacteriaceae bacterium Kacie_13 encodes:
- the narH gene encoding nitrate reductase subunit beta, protein MKIRSQVGMVLNLDKCIGCHTCSVTCKNVWTSREGMEYAWFNNVETKPGLGYPHDWENQEKWKGGWIRKINGKLQPRMGNKANLLHKIFANPHMPEIDDYYEPFDFDYQHLHTAKDGKHQPVARPRSLLTGKRMKKIVGGPNWEDDLGTEFSKRSADQNFANMQKEMYGEFENTFMAYLPRLCEHCLNPACVATCPSGAIYKRGEDGIVLIDQDKCRGWRMCLTGCPYKKIYFNWKSGKSEKCIFCYPRIEAGQPTVCSETCVGRIRYLGVVLYDADRIAEAASVENDKDLYESQMSIFLDPNDPDVIAQAEIDGIPLSVMDAARQSPVYKMAIEWKLALPLHPEYRTLPMVWYVPPLSPIQSAADAGALPHSGVLPDVESLRIPVEYLANLLTAGDTAPVLRALKRMLAMRHFKRAETVDGVLDTSALEQVGLSQAQAQEMYRYLAIANYEDRFVVPSSHREQAREAFPEAKGCGFSFGDGCHGSDTKFNLFNSKRIDAIDIGAKTERKS, encoded by the coding sequence ATGAAAATTCGCTCACAAGTCGGCATGGTGCTGAATCTCGACAAATGCATTGGCTGCCACACCTGTTCCGTGACCTGTAAAAACGTCTGGACCAGCCGCGAAGGGATGGAGTACGCGTGGTTCAATAACGTCGAAACCAAACCGGGTCTGGGTTATCCACACGACTGGGAAAACCAGGAGAAATGGAAGGGTGGCTGGATCCGTAAAATCAACGGCAAGTTGCAGCCGCGTATGGGTAACAAAGCCAATCTGCTGCACAAAATCTTCGCCAACCCGCATATGCCGGAAATTGATGATTATTATGAGCCGTTTGATTTTGACTATCAGCATCTGCATACCGCTAAAGACGGTAAACATCAGCCTGTCGCACGTCCGCGCTCGCTGCTGACCGGCAAACGCATGAAGAAAATTGTCGGCGGCCCGAACTGGGAAGACGATCTGGGCACTGAGTTCAGCAAGCGTTCTGCCGATCAGAACTTCGCCAACATGCAGAAAGAGATGTACGGCGAGTTCGAAAACACTTTCATGGCATACCTGCCGCGTCTGTGCGAACACTGCCTGAATCCGGCATGCGTGGCGACCTGTCCGAGCGGCGCTATCTACAAACGTGGCGAAGACGGCATCGTGCTGATCGATCAGGACAAATGCCGCGGATGGCGCATGTGCCTGACCGGTTGTCCGTACAAAAAAATCTACTTCAACTGGAAGAGCGGCAAATCAGAAAAATGTATTTTCTGCTATCCGCGCATTGAAGCAGGCCAGCCAACGGTCTGTTCCGAAACCTGCGTAGGCCGTATCCGCTACCTGGGCGTGGTGCTGTATGACGCCGACCGTATCGCCGAAGCTGCTTCTGTCGAGAACGACAAAGATCTGTATGAAAGCCAGATGAGCATCTTCCTCGATCCCAACGATCCGGATGTTATCGCACAGGCCGAAATTGACGGCATTCCGCTGTCAGTGATGGACGCCGCCCGTCAGTCGCCGGTTTATAAAATGGCGATTGAATGGAAACTTGCACTGCCACTGCACCCGGAATACCGCACGCTGCCGATGGTCTGGTACGTCCCGCCGCTGTCTCCGATTCAGTCGGCTGCCGACGCGGGCGCATTGCCGCACAGCGGCGTGCTGCCGGATGTCGAAAGCCTGCGTATTCCGGTGGAATATCTGGCGAACCTGCTGACCGCGGGCGACACCGCACCGGTCCTGCGCGCACTGAAACGTATGCTGGCCATGCGTCATTTCAAACGCGCCGAAACGGTGGATGGCGTGCTGGACACCAGCGCGCTTGAGCAGGTCGGTTTATCACAGGCACAGGCGCAGGAAATGTATCGGTATCTGGCTATCGCTAACTACGAAGACCGTTTCGTAGTGCCTTCCAGCCACCGTGAACAGGCTCGCGAAGCCTTCCCGGAAGCCAAGGGCTGTGGTTTCAGCTTCGGCGACGGTTGCCACGGCAGTGACACTAAATTCAACCTGTTTAACAGCAAACGCATTGATGCCATCGACATCGGCGCGAAAACCGAAAGGAAAAGCTAA